Proteins encoded by one window of Salinigranum rubrum:
- a CDS encoding VOC family protein gives MNAKAADFVLITVSDVGESVAFYRDTLGLALESLDEETGWAELALPPTTLALGEENPQFPTSPGDSGIALALAVDDVEEATDELRDAGRTVLMGPVETSVCDMAVVGDPDDNPLLLHRRRDGTYGRRDPIPGYDQ, from the coding sequence ATGAACGCGAAAGCAGCTGACTTCGTGCTCATCACTGTCAGTGACGTCGGCGAGTCAGTGGCGTTCTACCGTGATACACTCGGCCTCGCCCTCGAGTCACTCGACGAGGAGACTGGCTGGGCGGAACTCGCACTTCCCCCAACCACGCTCGCGCTCGGAGAAGAGAATCCCCAGTTCCCGACATCTCCCGGGGACTCCGGTATCGCGCTTGCACTCGCAGTCGACGATGTCGAGGAGGCCACCGATGAACTCCGCGATGCAGGTCGCACTGTCCTGATGGGTCCGGTCGAGACAAGCGTCTGTGACATGGCGGTGGTCGGCGACCCTGACGACAATCCGCTTCTGCTTCACCGCCGGCGCGATGGGACGTACGGTCGCCGCGATCCAATTCCCGGCTACGACCAATGA